In one Lolium rigidum isolate FL_2022 chromosome 3, APGP_CSIRO_Lrig_0.1, whole genome shotgun sequence genomic region, the following are encoded:
- the LOC124701443 gene encoding mitogen-activated protein kinase kinase 1 isoform X1, with product MRGKKALKDLKLDVPAQETPVDKFLTASGTFKDGELRLNQRGLQLISEENGDENQSTNMKVEDVQLSMDDLEMIQVIGKGSGGVVQLVQHKWVGTFYALKGIQMNIQEAVRKQIVQELKINQATQSPHIVSCHQSFYHNGVIYLVLEYMDRGSLADIIKQVKTILEPYLAVLCKQVLEGLLYLHHERHVIHRDIKPSNLLVNHKGEVKITDFGVSAVLASSIGQRDTFVGTYNYMAPERISGSSYDYKSDVWSLGLVILECAIGRFPYIPPEGDGWLSFYELLEAIVDQPPPSAPADQFSPEFCSFISSCIQKDPAERKSASELLNHPFIKKFEGQDLDLKILVESLEPPMNVPE from the exons ATGAGGGGGAAGAAGGCACTCAAGGACCTCAAGCTCGATGTGCCGGCGCAGGAGACGCCCGTGGATAAATTCCT GACAGCGAGTGGTACATTCAAGGATGGTGAACTGCGACTTAATCAAAGAGGTTTGCAGCTTATCTCAGAGGAAAATGGAGATGAAAAT CAGTCAACAAACATGAAGGTGGAAGATGTACAGTTATCAATGGATGACCTAGAGATGATTCAGGTCATTGGTAAGGGAAGTGGAGGGGTCGTTCAACTCGTGCAGCACAAGTGGGTGGGCACATTTTATGCCTTGAAG GGCATTCAAATGAACATTCAGGAGGCAGTTCGCAAACAAATAGTACAGGAGCTCAAAATAAATCAAGCAACACAGAGCCCACATATAGTTTCTTGCCATCAATCTTTTTACCACAATGGTGTAATATATCTTGTTCTGGAATACATGGATCGTGGATCTCTTGCTGACATAATTAAACAAGTTAAAACCATTCTGGAGCCATACCTTGCAGTACTTTGCAAGCAG GTTTTGGAGGGTCTGTTATATCTTCATCATGAAAGGCATGTAATTCACAGGGACATAAAGCCATCTAACTTGTTAGTcaaccataaaggtgaagtaaagATCACCGATTTTGGCGTAAGTGCAGTGCTTGCAAGTTCAATAGGTCAGCGTGATACATTTGTTGGAACCTACAACTACATGGCG CCTGAGCGGATTAGTGGCAGCTCCTATGACTACAAGAGTGATGTATGGAGTTTGGGCTTAGTAATACTTGAATGTGCCATTGGCCGCTTCCCCTATATTCCTCCAGAAGGAGATGGTTGGTTGAGCTTCTATGAACTATTAGAAGCAATTGTTGACCAGCCACCACCTTCTGCACCTGCAGATCAGTTCTCACCAGAATTCTGCTCATTCATCTCTTCCTG CATACAGAAGGATCCTGCAGAACGGAAGTCTGCTTCAGAACTCTTG aaccatccttTCATCAAGAAGTTCGAGGGCCAGGATCTAGACCTAAAGATCCTCGTCGAGAGCCTGGAACCGCCTATGAATGTGCCCGAGTAA
- the LOC124701443 gene encoding mitogen-activated protein kinase kinase 1 isoform X2, with the protein MRGKKALKDLKLDVPAQETPVDKFLTASGTFKDGELRLNQRGLQLISEENGDENSTNMKVEDVQLSMDDLEMIQVIGKGSGGVVQLVQHKWVGTFYALKGIQMNIQEAVRKQIVQELKINQATQSPHIVSCHQSFYHNGVIYLVLEYMDRGSLADIIKQVKTILEPYLAVLCKQVLEGLLYLHHERHVIHRDIKPSNLLVNHKGEVKITDFGVSAVLASSIGQRDTFVGTYNYMAPERISGSSYDYKSDVWSLGLVILECAIGRFPYIPPEGDGWLSFYELLEAIVDQPPPSAPADQFSPEFCSFISSCIQKDPAERKSASELLNHPFIKKFEGQDLDLKILVESLEPPMNVPE; encoded by the exons ATGAGGGGGAAGAAGGCACTCAAGGACCTCAAGCTCGATGTGCCGGCGCAGGAGACGCCCGTGGATAAATTCCT GACAGCGAGTGGTACATTCAAGGATGGTGAACTGCGACTTAATCAAAGAGGTTTGCAGCTTATCTCAGAGGAAAATGGAGATGAAAAT TCAACAAACATGAAGGTGGAAGATGTACAGTTATCAATGGATGACCTAGAGATGATTCAGGTCATTGGTAAGGGAAGTGGAGGGGTCGTTCAACTCGTGCAGCACAAGTGGGTGGGCACATTTTATGCCTTGAAG GGCATTCAAATGAACATTCAGGAGGCAGTTCGCAAACAAATAGTACAGGAGCTCAAAATAAATCAAGCAACACAGAGCCCACATATAGTTTCTTGCCATCAATCTTTTTACCACAATGGTGTAATATATCTTGTTCTGGAATACATGGATCGTGGATCTCTTGCTGACATAATTAAACAAGTTAAAACCATTCTGGAGCCATACCTTGCAGTACTTTGCAAGCAG GTTTTGGAGGGTCTGTTATATCTTCATCATGAAAGGCATGTAATTCACAGGGACATAAAGCCATCTAACTTGTTAGTcaaccataaaggtgaagtaaagATCACCGATTTTGGCGTAAGTGCAGTGCTTGCAAGTTCAATAGGTCAGCGTGATACATTTGTTGGAACCTACAACTACATGGCG CCTGAGCGGATTAGTGGCAGCTCCTATGACTACAAGAGTGATGTATGGAGTTTGGGCTTAGTAATACTTGAATGTGCCATTGGCCGCTTCCCCTATATTCCTCCAGAAGGAGATGGTTGGTTGAGCTTCTATGAACTATTAGAAGCAATTGTTGACCAGCCACCACCTTCTGCACCTGCAGATCAGTTCTCACCAGAATTCTGCTCATTCATCTCTTCCTG CATACAGAAGGATCCTGCAGAACGGAAGTCTGCTTCAGAACTCTTG aaccatccttTCATCAAGAAGTTCGAGGGCCAGGATCTAGACCTAAAGATCCTCGTCGAGAGCCTGGAACCGCCTATGAATGTGCCCGAGTAA
- the LOC124695618 gene encoding calmodulin-binding receptor-like cytoplasmic kinase 2, with amino-acid sequence MRSSSSSTAGSAAGRRRRDVTGGDSSDDLSRYSVATTTASSAPSDRSSASGSGRAATILDAFRSCFAPADARLPETSFSDDFVSDPSQQLSQSASSRGTTSGSTLASKRSARGLYGPVRNSSEREIPGDRQFSLPEIQKATKNFSPNLKIGQGGSGTVYKGQLSDGTLVAVKRAKKNVYDKHMGHEFRNEIETLRCIEHLNLVRFHGFLEYGGEQLIIVEYVPNGNLREHLEGMHGKFLEFCVRLEIAIDVAHAITYLHTYSDQPVIHRDIKSSNILLTNNFRAKVADFGFAKLAPTDVTHVSTQVKGTAGYLDPEYLSTYQLTAKSDVYSFGVVLVELVTGRRPIEPKRHITERVTPKWAMEKFAKGDAILTLDPTLEATDATNLAVEKMYELALQCLARKKKNRPSMRRCAEILWTIRKDYRELSQAQPTTS; translated from the exons atgaggagcagcagcagcagcaccgccGGCTCGGCGgccgggaggaggcggagagaCGTCACCGGcggcgacagcagcgacgacctcTCCCGCTACTCCGTCGCCACCACCACGGCCTCGTCCGCACCCTCCGACCGGTCGTCCGCAAGCGGCAGCGGCCGCGCTGCAACCATCCTCGACGCCTTCCGCTCCTGCTTCGCCCCCGCGGACGCGCGCCTGCCGGAGACCTCCTTCTCCGACGACTTCGTCTCCGACCCCTCCCAACAAC TCTCACAGTCGGCGAGCTCTCGCGGTACTACCAGCGGAAGCACTTTAGCGAGCAAGAGGTCGGCTAGAGGATTGTATGGCCCCGTCAGGAATTCTTCAGAAAGGGAGATACCTGGTGATAGACAGTTTTCGCTGCCAGAGATCCAGAAAGCAACAAAGAACTTCTCACCGAACCTGAAGATTGGGCAGGGTGGTTCCGGGACAGTATACAAGGGTCAGCTCAGCGATGGCACTCTCGTTGCCGTCAAACGGGCCAAGAAG AATGTGTATGACAAGCATATGGGTCATGAGTTCCGGAACGAAATTGAGACACTGCGGTGCATTGAACACCTGAATTTGGTAAGGTTTCATGGGTTCCTTGAGTATGGTGGTGAGCAGTTGATCATCGTGGAGTATGTTCCCAATGGCAATCTTCGAGAACACCTTGAAG GTATGCATGGAAAATTTCTGGAGTTCTGTGTCAGATTGGAAATTGCAATTGATGTGGCTCACGCTATTACATATCTCCACACCTACTCTG ATCAGCCTGTCATCCACAGGGACATCAAATCCTCGAACATTCTTCTCACGAATAATTTCCGTGCCAAGGTTGCGGACTTTGGATTTGCCAAACTGGCCCCAACTGATGTTACCCATGTCTCTACTCAAGTCAAAGGAACAGCAGGTTATCTTGACCCAGAGTATCTTAGCACATACCAGCTCACTGCAAAAAGTGACGTCTACTCCTTCGGAGTAGTGCTAGTGGAGTTGGTTACTGGGAGACGCCCCATAGAGCCAAAGAGGCATATCACTGAGCGTGTCACCCCAAAATGG GCAATGGAAAAATTCGCGAAAGGTGATGCGATATTAACACTGGATCCAACTCTGGAAGCGACCGACGCGACCAACCTGGCAGTCGAGAAGATGTACGAGCTCGCTCTGCAGTGCTTAGCTCGAAAGAAGAAGAACCGGCCGAGCATGAGGCGATGCGCAGAGATCCTGTGGACTATACGTAAAGATTACAGGGAGTTGTCTCAGGCTCAACCAACCACCTCCTGA